A DNA window from Iodobacter ciconiae contains the following coding sequences:
- a CDS encoding capsule biosynthesis protein, with product MINEGIQAFAGKRVLLLQGPVSTFFARLAKDLRNTGAEVFKVNFNAGDWFFYPRNAINYQGTMAEWPAYFEALIQRLNIDAILLFGDCRQIHQDAHAIADKHGLEIGVFEEGYVRPDYITLERFGVNAYSQLSREPVHYQEKTLVPKRYPVGNAYWAMIWYGFWYGSIAALGKIFFRHYQHHRPLSLLELFPWIRSARRKQWYRWAERGIQKKLIRQWNKQFFLAPLQVFNDSQIRVHADFDGVEHFIESTLLSFARHAPKDTLLVFKHHPMDRGYRDYTGLITKLARQANVATRVLYIHDQHLPTLLNHVRGVVVVNSTVGLSALHHGAPTIACGNAMYDIAGLTYQNGLDRFWQAAPDSRPDNGLYQRFRDHLVAKTQLNGSFYKPLTQKDSCCGLIWNTHSPKVTPVPTPAPSPTPTPPPGVTPSPSPSPANSTRPRSRTLVLNKSVSPIKTGLPPVGQGENAFRHSFITSIFAIMHSILML from the coding sequence ATGATTAACGAAGGTATTCAGGCCTTTGCCGGAAAACGCGTACTGCTATTGCAAGGGCCGGTTTCTACTTTTTTTGCACGCCTGGCAAAAGATTTGCGCAATACGGGTGCAGAAGTTTTTAAAGTTAATTTTAATGCCGGTGACTGGTTTTTTTATCCGCGTAATGCCATTAATTATCAAGGCACCATGGCAGAATGGCCAGCCTATTTTGAGGCCCTGATTCAGCGCCTTAATATTGATGCCATTTTATTATTTGGCGATTGCCGGCAAATTCATCAGGATGCGCATGCAATTGCTGATAAACATGGCCTGGAAATCGGTGTATTCGAAGAAGGCTATGTGCGGCCGGATTACATTACTCTGGAGCGCTTTGGCGTAAATGCTTACTCGCAATTATCCCGCGAGCCAGTGCATTATCAGGAAAAAACACTGGTTCCCAAAAGATACCCTGTGGGCAATGCTTACTGGGCCATGATTTGGTATGGGTTCTGGTATGGCAGCATTGCGGCCCTGGGCAAAATTTTCTTCAGGCATTATCAGCATCACCGCCCTTTATCACTGCTTGAGCTTTTTCCGTGGATACGCTCGGCAAGGCGTAAACAGTGGTATCGCTGGGCTGAACGCGGCATTCAAAAAAAGCTGATCCGCCAATGGAATAAACAATTCTTTTTAGCGCCTTTGCAGGTGTTTAATGATTCGCAAATCAGAGTGCATGCCGATTTTGATGGTGTAGAGCACTTTATTGAAAGCACGCTGCTCTCTTTTGCCCGGCATGCGCCCAAAGACACGCTACTTGTTTTTAAGCATCACCCAATGGACAGAGGCTACCGGGATTACACCGGGCTGATCACAAAGCTGGCCCGCCAAGCCAATGTGGCAACGCGGGTGCTGTATATCCATGATCAGCATTTACCTACGCTGCTTAATCATGTGCGCGGCGTGGTGGTAGTAAATAGCACGGTGGGCTTATCCGCGCTGCACCATGGCGCGCCCACTATCGCCTGTGGTAATGCAATGTATGATATTGCCGGCCTTACTTATCAGAACGGGCTGGATCGATTCTGGCAGGCCGCACCCGATTCCAGGCCTGATAATGGCTTGTATCAGCGTTTTAGAGATCATCTGGTAGCAAAAACCCAGCTTAATGGCAGTTTTTATAAGCCGCTAACACAAAAGGATTCATGCTGCGGGCTGATCTGGAATACGCACTCCCCCAAGGTGACACCTGTTCCAACTCCAGCTCCAAGCCCCACTCCAACACCTCCTCCAGGTGTTACGCCTTCTCCAAGCCCGAGCCCTGCAAACAGCACCCGGCCCAGAAGCCGTACGCTTGTGCTCAACAAATCTGTATCACCAATCAAAACCGGCCTCCCCCCGGTTGGCCAGGGTGAAAATGCATTCAGGCATAGCTTTATTACTTCTATTTTTGCCATCATGCACAGCATATTAATGCTGTAA
- the ychF gene encoding redox-regulated ATPase YchF: protein MSLKCGIVGLPNVGKSTLFNALTKAGIAAENYPFCTIEPNVGIVEVPDARLAQLSAIVKPQKIQPAIVEFVDIAGLVAGASKGEGLGNKFLANIRETDAIVNVVRCFEDDNVIHVNGKVDPIADIETIGIELALADMATAEKVFTRDSKKARAGDKEAIQVVAVLEKLLPILNEGKPARSAGLSDDEKQVIKSLCLMTIKPAMYVANVAEDGFKNNPLLDRLVAHAVAEGAPVVAVCAAIEAEIAELDDADKQEFLAELGLEEPGLNRLIRVGYDLLGLQTYFTAGVKEVRAWTIHKGDTGPQAAGVIHTDFERGFIRAQTIAFDDFIQYKGEQGAKEAGKMRAEGKEYVVKDGDVLNFLFNV from the coding sequence ATGAGTCTCAAATGCGGCATTGTTGGCCTGCCTAATGTTGGTAAATCGACCCTGTTTAATGCACTGACCAAGGCCGGTATTGCGGCTGAAAACTATCCTTTTTGCACTATCGAGCCCAATGTCGGCATCGTTGAAGTGCCGGATGCACGCCTGGCGCAGTTATCGGCCATTGTGAAACCGCAAAAAATCCAGCCGGCAATTGTAGAGTTTGTAGATATCGCCGGCCTGGTTGCAGGCGCTTCCAAAGGTGAAGGCCTGGGTAACAAGTTCCTCGCTAACATCCGCGAAACAGATGCGATTGTGAATGTGGTGCGCTGTTTTGAAGACGATAACGTCATTCATGTTAATGGCAAGGTAGACCCGATCGCCGATATCGAAACCATCGGTATCGAGCTGGCACTGGCGGATATGGCCACCGCAGAAAAAGTATTTACCCGCGATAGCAAAAAAGCCCGGGCTGGTGATAAAGAAGCCATTCAGGTTGTGGCTGTGCTGGAAAAGCTGTTGCCTATTTTGAATGAAGGCAAGCCTGCCCGCTCTGCAGGGCTGTCTGATGATGAAAAGCAGGTGATTAAATCACTTTGCCTGATGACCATCAAGCCTGCCATGTATGTGGCTAATGTGGCCGAAGATGGCTTTAAAAATAACCCGCTGCTTGATCGTCTGGTTGCCCATGCTGTTGCTGAAGGTGCGCCTGTTGTGGCTGTGTGTGCCGCTATCGAGGCCGAAATTGCCGAGCTGGATGATGCTGACAAGCAGGAATTTCTTGCCGAGCTGGGCCTGGAAGAGCCAGGCTTAAATCGCCTGATTCGTGTTGGCTACGATTTACTTGGCCTGCAAACCTACTTTACCGCTGGGGTAAAAGAAGTACGCGCCTGGACGATTCACAAGGGTGATACCGGCCCGCAAGCCGCAGGTGTGATCCATACCGACTTCGAGCGCGGCTTTATTCGAGCCCAAACTATTGCTTTTGACGATTTCATTCAATACAAAGGTGAGCAGGGCGCAAAAGAAGCCGGCAAAATGCGTGCAGAGGGTAAAGAATACGTAGTGAAAGATGGCGATGTATTAAATTTCTTATTTAATGTTTAA
- a CDS encoding RluA family pseudouridine synthase, translating to MSKRRTSPLPHRDGIAPSFLQLPAGQWPDLLTFLITRFPHMPAEILRGRLERGEIVDHQGEVLNVASSYQPNGRIWYYREVPEETPVPFSEHIIYQDERLLVADKPHFLACIPAGRYLQETLLTRLRKSLGAPDIAPIHRLDRETAGIMLFSLDPACRSGYHALFSERDVAKEYEAIAPFRADLELPRVHRSFMQEQAGMFTMEEAPGEPNSETYIELIEQRGAWARYRLKPHTGKKHQLRTHLSALGVPILNDPWYPKLLPEKGDDFSRPLQLLARAIEFVDPFTGENRHFESQRKLSWPE from the coding sequence ATGAGTAAGCGCCGTACTTCCCCCCTGCCGCACCGCGATGGCATTGCCCCGAGCTTTTTGCAGCTGCCTGCCGGGCAATGGCCTGATTTGCTGACGTTTTTAATCACACGCTTTCCGCATATGCCGGCCGAGATTTTGCGTGGCCGTTTAGAGCGCGGCGAGATTGTTGATCATCAGGGCGAAGTATTAAATGTTGCAAGTAGCTACCAGCCTAATGGGCGCATCTGGTATTACCGTGAAGTGCCTGAAGAAACGCCGGTGCCGTTTAGCGAACACATTATTTATCAGGATGAGCGACTCTTGGTAGCAGATAAACCGCATTTTCTGGCCTGCATTCCGGCCGGGCGTTATTTGCAGGAAACACTGCTCACCCGACTACGTAAGTCGCTGGGCGCGCCCGACATTGCACCTATTCATCGCTTAGACAGAGAAACCGCAGGCATTATGTTGTTCAGCCTAGATCCGGCCTGCCGCTCTGGCTACCATGCGCTGTTTTCAGAGCGGGATGTGGCCAAGGAATACGAAGCGATCGCGCCTTTTCGGGCAGACTTAGAGCTACCCCGCGTGCACCGCAGTTTTATGCAGGAGCAAGCGGGCATGTTTACCATGGAAGAAGCCCCTGGCGAGCCCAATAGCGAAACCTATATCGAGCTGATCGAGCAGCGTGGCGCCTGGGCACGTTATCGCCTCAAGCCGCACACCGGCAAAAAGCACCAGCTGCGCACCCATTTAAGCGCGCTGGGCGTGCCGATTTTAAATGATCCCTGGTATCCGAAATTGCTGCCTGAAAAAGGCGACGACTTCAGCCGCCCGTTGCAATTACTAGCCAGAGCGATTGAATTTGTTGATCCGTTCACGGGTGAAAACAGACACTTTGAAAGCCAGCGAAAGCTCAGCTGGCCTGAGTAA
- the glmU gene encoding bifunctional UDP-N-acetylglucosamine diphosphorylase/glucosamine-1-phosphate N-acetyltransferase GlmU, which translates to MSALLDVVVLAAGQGKRMYSKMPKVLHRLAGKPLLGHVLDTARQLKPGKLVVVYGHGGQQVQEALLGSTDLAWAHQAEQLGTGHALAQALPHLQSDTTLMLYGDVPLTRLATLQALLQASSQGKLGILTDILDDATGYGRIVRDADGKVTHIVEQKDASPEQAAITEMNTGILALPTAKLAGWLSELKNDNAQGEYYATDLIALAVRDGVEIATVHPQDHWEAEGINNKVQLAQLERIHQAKIAQALLLAGVSLIDPARIDVRGTLRHGMDVVIDVNCVFEGEVILGNNVKIGANCVLKNVSIADDSVIHPFSHLEDAVVGKGNLIGPFARLRPGAELADDVHIGNFVEIKKATIGRGSKVNHLSYIGDTTMGSKVNVGAGTITANYDGVNKFRTIIEDEVRIGSNNVLVAPVTIGEGATTGAGSVIGKNAPAGELTVARARQVTIYGWQRPVKK; encoded by the coding sequence ATGAGTGCTTTGCTTGATGTTGTTGTTCTCGCTGCCGGTCAGGGCAAGCGTATGTATTCCAAAATGCCTAAAGTTTTGCATCGCCTGGCGGGCAAACCGCTGCTGGGGCATGTGCTGGATACAGCAAGGCAATTAAAGCCGGGCAAGCTGGTGGTGGTGTACGGCCATGGTGGCCAGCAGGTGCAGGAAGCATTGCTGGGCAGTACCGATCTGGCCTGGGCACATCAGGCCGAGCAGCTGGGAACCGGTCACGCACTGGCGCAGGCATTGCCGCATTTGCAAAGCGACACCACGCTGATGTTATACGGTGATGTGCCATTAACTCGCCTGGCTACGCTGCAAGCCTTATTACAAGCCAGCAGCCAAGGCAAGCTGGGGATCCTGACGGATATTCTGGACGATGCCACGGGCTATGGCCGCATTGTTCGCGATGCGGATGGCAAGGTCACCCACATTGTTGAGCAAAAAGACGCCAGCCCAGAGCAGGCGGCGATTACGGAAATGAATACCGGTATTCTGGCGCTGCCAACGGCAAAATTAGCAGGCTGGCTCTCCGAGCTTAAAAACGATAATGCGCAGGGCGAATATTACGCTACCGATCTGATCGCTCTGGCGGTGCGTGATGGCGTTGAGATTGCCACCGTGCACCCGCAGGATCACTGGGAAGCTGAAGGCATCAATAATAAGGTGCAACTGGCCCAGCTGGAGCGCATTCACCAGGCAAAAATCGCCCAGGCGCTGTTGCTGGCGGGTGTTAGCCTGATTGATCCGGCGCGCATCGATGTACGCGGCACGCTGCGTCATGGCATGGATGTGGTGATCGATGTGAACTGCGTGTTCGAAGGTGAAGTTATTCTTGGGAACAATGTAAAAATCGGTGCAAATTGTGTTTTAAAGAACGTCAGCATTGCAGATGATTCGGTGATTCACCCCTTTAGCCACCTGGAAGACGCCGTGGTTGGTAAGGGCAATCTGATCGGCCCGTTTGCCCGTCTGCGCCCCGGTGCCGAGCTGGCTGATGATGTGCATATCGGCAATTTTGTTGAAATCAAAAAAGCTACTATCGGCAGAGGCTCCAAAGTAAATCATCTGAGCTATATCGGTGACACCACCATGGGCAGCAAGGTGAATGTGGGCGCTGGCACGATTACAGCCAATTACGATGGCGTGAATAAATTCCGTACCATAATCGAAGACGAAGTGCGTATTGGTTCGAATAATGTGCTGGTTGCACCTGTTACCATCGGTGAAGGCGCAACTACCGGCGCAGGCTCGGTGATCGGCAAAAACGCACCGGCTGGCGAGCTGACCGTAGCGCGTGCCAGGCAGGTGACGATTTACGGCTGGCAGCGCCCGGTTAAGAAGTAA
- a CDS encoding Fic family protein — MKIALVHAQFETIYPYLDGNGRIGRLLIMALLEYWGLLPEPLMYLSGYLKQHQAEYYRRLSNIRTEGDWESWIDFFLEGVAEAAFNAERSIITIASLISADRRRLLGSSKAGPATYRLFELLPMMPRFAGQTGAQHQFSSRNVAVKALEELGIVLEMTGQKKNRSYSYQSYIELLTR, encoded by the coding sequence GTGAAAATTGCGTTGGTACATGCACAGTTTGAAACTATCTACCCTTACTTGGATGGCAATGGCCGTATTGGGCGGCTGTTAATTATGGCATTGCTGGAGTACTGGGGCTTATTGCCCGAGCCATTGATGTATTTAAGTGGGTATTTGAAGCAGCATCAAGCTGAGTATTATCGGCGACTTTCAAACATCCGCACCGAAGGTGATTGGGAATCTTGGATTGATTTTTTTCTGGAAGGGGTAGCTGAAGCGGCCTTTAACGCCGAGCGCAGTATTATCACCATTGCCAGTTTGATCTCTGCAGATCGGCGTCGCCTGCTTGGCTCCTCCAAAGCCGGGCCCGCAACTTATCGTTTGTTTGAATTACTACCGATGATGCCTCGTTTCGCAGGCCAGACAGGTGCTCAACACCAGTTTTCCTCCCGCAATGTGGCCGTTAAAGCTTTGGAGGAGCTTGGCATTGTGCTTGAAATGACAGGACAAAAAAAGAACCGCAGCTATAGCTATCAATCCTATATCGAGTTATTGACGCGTTGA
- a CDS encoding F0F1 ATP synthase subunit epsilon, whose protein sequence is MAMTMHVDVVSAEALIYSGVAEFISAPAEKGEIGILPRHAPLLTRVRPGAVRIKVANSDEEVILYVSGGMLEVQPHVVTVLADTAIRGKDIDEAKALDAKRRAEEAIKNHGTSMDFAMAQAELVEAVAKLAVIDKLKKRGH, encoded by the coding sequence ATGGCAATGACAATGCATGTGGACGTGGTAAGTGCAGAAGCTCTGATTTACTCCGGCGTGGCTGAGTTTATCTCTGCACCTGCCGAAAAAGGTGAAATTGGTATTCTGCCGCGTCACGCCCCACTACTCACTCGTGTGAGGCCCGGAGCGGTGCGCATCAAAGTTGCCAATAGCGATGAAGAAGTGATTCTTTATGTTTCAGGCGGCATGTTAGAAGTGCAGCCTCATGTAGTTACCGTGCTGGCAGATACAGCCATTCGCGGTAAAGACATCGACGAAGCCAAGGCGCTGGACGCCAAACGCCGAGCCGAAGAAGCAATCAAGAATCACGGCACATCGATGGACTTTGCAATGGCTCAGGCCGAGCTGGTAGAAGCGGTAGCAAAACTCGCCGTAATCGACAAGCTCAAAAAGCGTGGTCACTAA
- the atpD gene encoding F0F1 ATP synthase subunit beta, whose protein sequence is MSQGKIVQIIGPVVDVEFSRDSLPKVYDAITLDAVNLTLEVQQQLGDGVVRAIAMGTTDGLKRGMLVSGTGAPISVPVGNATLGRIMDVLGNPIDEAGEVKSESKRAIHQLAPKFDELNQSIDLLETGIKVIDLICPFAKGGKVGLFGGAGVGKTVNMMELINNIAKAHAGLSVFAGVGERTREGNDFYHEMKDSNVLDKVAMVYGQMNEPPGNRLRVALTGLTMAEHFRDEGRDILFFVDNIYRYTLAGTEVSALLGRMPSAVGYQPTLAEEMGALQERITSTKTGSITSIQAVYVPADDLTDPSPATTFAHLDATVVLSRDIASLGIYPAVDPLDSTSRQLDPQVVGEEHYMVARGVQQTLQKYKELQDIIAILGMDELSPEDKLSVSRARKIQRFLSQPFHVAEVFTGSPGKYVPLKETLKGFKGILNGDYDHLPEQAFYMVGSIEEAVEKAKTMQ, encoded by the coding sequence ATGAGCCAAGGTAAAATCGTACAAATCATTGGCCCGGTTGTTGACGTGGAATTCTCACGTGACAGCCTGCCAAAGGTGTATGACGCGATCACGCTCGACGCAGTCAACCTGACGCTGGAAGTACAGCAACAGCTCGGCGACGGCGTAGTGCGCGCAATTGCAATGGGTACTACTGACGGCCTGAAACGTGGCATGTTGGTAAGCGGCACTGGTGCACCGATTTCGGTGCCGGTAGGTAACGCTACACTGGGCCGCATCATGGATGTGCTCGGCAACCCGATTGATGAAGCCGGTGAAGTGAAGAGCGAAAGCAAGCGCGCTATTCACCAGCTTGCACCTAAGTTTGATGAACTGAACCAATCTATCGATCTGTTAGAAACAGGTATCAAGGTTATTGACTTGATTTGCCCGTTTGCTAAGGGTGGTAAAGTGGGTCTGTTCGGCGGTGCGGGTGTGGGCAAGACCGTTAACATGATGGAACTGATCAACAACATCGCTAAGGCACACGCCGGTTTATCCGTGTTTGCCGGTGTAGGTGAGCGTACCCGTGAAGGGAACGACTTCTACCACGAAATGAAGGACTCTAATGTTCTTGATAAAGTGGCGATGGTTTACGGTCAGATGAACGAGCCACCAGGCAACCGTTTGCGCGTAGCGCTGACTGGTCTGACTATGGCCGAACACTTCCGTGATGAAGGTCGTGACATTCTGTTCTTCGTAGATAACATCTACCGCTATACACTGGCCGGTACCGAAGTATCTGCACTCTTGGGCCGTATGCCTTCTGCCGTGGGTTACCAACCTACTCTGGCCGAAGAAATGGGTGCTCTGCAAGAGCGTATTACTTCGACCAAGACAGGTTCGATCACGTCTATTCAGGCCGTTTACGTGCCTGCGGATGACTTGACCGATCCGTCGCCAGCAACAACATTTGCTCACCTGGATGCAACCGTTGTTCTGTCGCGTGACATCGCCTCCCTGGGTATCTACCCGGCGGTTGATCCTCTCGATTCAACATCGCGTCAGCTTGATCCGCAAGTTGTGGGTGAAGAGCATTACATGGTTGCGCGTGGTGTGCAGCAAACACTGCAAAAGTACAAAGAACTGCAGGATATTATTGCGATTCTGGGTATGGATGAATTGTCTCCTGAAGACAAATTGTCGGTTTCCCGCGCACGTAAGATCCAGCGTTTCTTGTCACAGCCTTTCCATGTGGCCGAAGTGTTTACTGGTTCTCCAGGCAAATACGTGCCACTGAAAGAAACCCTCAAGGGCTTCAAGGGCATTCTTAATGGCGATTACGACCATCTTCCGGAGCAAGCCTTCTACATGGTAGGCAGCATCGAAGAAGCGGTTGAAAAAGCCAAGACCATGCAATAA
- the atpG gene encoding F0F1 ATP synthase subunit gamma, producing the protein MASGKEIRTKIKSVKNTQKITRAMEMVATSKMRKAQERMKAARPYGEKIRNVAAHLSAAFVDYTHPYLQKRDVVKRAGLITITSDKGLCGGLNTNSLRLAVNRMKDWHQNGVETSVTAIGNKGIGFMNRYGAKVLSSAHGLGDTPHLEQLVGPIKVMIDAFIAGEVDEVHLVYTRFVNTMKQEPVIEQLLPLSDNAFGEPKKGYNWEYLFEPDAKTVIDELMGRYIEALVYQAVAENISSEQAARMVAMKAATDNADNVIGGLQLLYNKTRQAAITKELSEIVSGAAAV; encoded by the coding sequence ATGGCAAGCGGTAAAGAAATTCGGACAAAGATCAAGAGCGTAAAAAACACGCAAAAGATCACCCGTGCTATGGAAATGGTTGCGACATCAAAAATGCGCAAGGCTCAGGAACGCATGAAAGCGGCGCGCCCTTACGGTGAAAAAATCCGTAATGTGGCTGCCCACCTGAGCGCTGCCTTTGTTGATTACACGCATCCTTATTTGCAAAAGCGCGACGTTGTTAAGCGTGCGGGCCTGATTACGATTACTTCGGACAAGGGGCTGTGTGGTGGTTTAAACACCAACTCCCTGCGTCTGGCCGTGAACCGTATGAAGGATTGGCATCAGAATGGCGTAGAAACCTCTGTCACCGCGATCGGTAACAAAGGGATCGGGTTTATGAACCGTTACGGCGCAAAGGTTTTATCCTCTGCGCACGGACTCGGTGATACCCCGCACCTTGAGCAGCTGGTTGGCCCGATCAAAGTCATGATCGACGCCTTTATTGCTGGTGAAGTAGACGAAGTTCACCTCGTTTACACTCGTTTCGTGAATACCATGAAGCAAGAGCCGGTGATCGAGCAGCTGTTACCGTTATCAGACAACGCATTTGGCGAGCCTAAAAAAGGTTACAACTGGGAATACCTGTTTGAGCCGGATGCGAAGACTGTGATCGACGAACTAATGGGCCGTTACATTGAGGCATTGGTTTACCAAGCCGTAGCGGAAAACATTTCTTCCGAGCAAGCGGCCCGCATGGTGGCGATGAAAGCGGCGACTGATAACGCAGACAATGTGATCGGCGGTCTACAGCTCCTTTACAACAAAACCCGTCAGGCAGCGATTACGAAGGAACTCTCCGAAATCGTTTCTGGCGCGGCAGCGGTGTAA
- the atpA gene encoding F0F1 ATP synthase subunit alpha: MQLNPSEISELIKARIQNLSTAAETRTTGTVVSVTDGIVRVHGLSEAMQGEMLEFPGNTFGLALNLERDSVGAVVLGDYKHIQEGDEVKCTGRILEVPVGRELIGRVVNSLGQPIDGKGPLGTTESAPIEKIAPGVIARQSVSQPLQTGIKSIDTMVPVGRGQRELIIGDRQTGKTAVALDAIINQKGTGVTCIYVAIGQKASSIANVVRKLEEHGAMGHTIVVAAAASEAAALQYIAAYSGCTMGEYFRDRGEDALIVYDDLSKQAVAYRQISLLLRRPPGREAYPGDVFYLHSRLLERASRINEAEVEKLTNGAVKGKTGSLTALPIIETQAGDVSAFVPTNVISITDGQIFLETDLFNAGIRPAMNAGISVSRVGGAAQTKVIKKLGGGVRLALAQYRELAAFAQFASDLDEATRKQLERGKMVTELMKQAQYSPLKVSELSITLLLINKGVFDDIKVEKALAFEAAFLADLKANHADVLARIEDKGDLAVDDEKVIVKAVEGFKASAAY, from the coding sequence ATGCAACTTAATCCGTCCGAAATCAGTGAACTGATTAAAGCTCGGATCCAGAATTTGTCGACTGCAGCAGAAACACGTACCACGGGTACTGTTGTTTCTGTAACAGACGGTATTGTCCGTGTGCACGGCCTGTCAGAGGCTATGCAGGGCGAAATGCTGGAATTCCCGGGTAATACCTTCGGTCTGGCGCTCAATCTAGAGCGCGATTCCGTTGGTGCCGTTGTGCTTGGTGATTACAAGCACATTCAAGAAGGCGATGAAGTCAAATGTACCGGCCGCATTCTGGAAGTTCCAGTTGGCCGTGAATTGATTGGTCGTGTTGTTAACTCTCTTGGCCAGCCTATCGACGGTAAAGGCCCATTGGGTACCACAGAATCTGCACCAATCGAAAAAATTGCGCCGGGCGTTATTGCCCGCCAATCTGTGTCGCAACCGCTGCAAACCGGTATCAAATCGATTGATACCATGGTGCCAGTTGGTCGTGGTCAGCGCGAGCTGATCATTGGTGACCGTCAGACCGGTAAAACTGCCGTGGCTCTGGACGCGATCATCAACCAGAAAGGTACTGGCGTGACATGTATTTATGTTGCGATTGGCCAGAAAGCGTCTTCGATTGCCAACGTAGTGCGTAAGTTAGAAGAGCACGGCGCGATGGGTCACACCATTGTGGTTGCTGCTGCTGCTTCCGAAGCTGCTGCTCTGCAATACATCGCTGCATACTCCGGTTGCACGATGGGCGAATACTTCCGCGACCGTGGCGAAGATGCTCTGATTGTTTATGATGATCTGTCCAAGCAAGCTGTTGCTTACCGTCAGATTTCCCTGTTACTGCGCCGTCCTCCGGGCCGTGAAGCGTATCCGGGCGATGTGTTCTATCTCCACTCGCGTCTGCTGGAACGTGCTTCCCGCATTAACGAAGCAGAAGTAGAAAAACTGACTAACGGTGCAGTGAAAGGCAAAACCGGTTCTTTAACCGCGCTGCCTATCATTGAAACCCAGGCGGGTGACGTATCTGCATTCGTTCCAACGAACGTGATTTCGATTACTGACGGTCAGATTTTCCTGGAAACTGACCTGTTCAACGCGGGTATTCGCCCGGCGATGAACGCCGGTATCTCGGTGTCCCGCGTCGGCGGTGCAGCGCAGACCAAAGTAATTAAGAAGCTCGGTGGTGGTGTACGTCTGGCTCTGGCTCAGTACCGTGAACTGGCTGCATTTGCGCAGTTCGCTTCTGATCTGGACGAAGCGACACGTAAGCAACTTGAGCGCGGCAAGATGGTTACAGAACTGATGAAACAGGCTCAATACAGCCCGTTGAAAGTGTCTGAGCTGTCGATCACGCTGCTGCTGATCAACAAAGGTGTGTTTGATGACATCAAAGTTGAAAAAGCACTCGCGTTTGAAGCTGCATTCTTGGCTGACCTCAAGGCTAACCACGCAGACGTACTGGCTCGTATCGAAGACAAGGGTGACCTGGCTGTCGATGACGAAAAAGTGATCGTTAAAGCAGTGGAAGGCTTCAAGGCCAGCGCCGCGTATTGA
- a CDS encoding F0F1 ATP synthase subunit delta encodes MAELITVARPYAVAIFRLAKETSTLPLWSDVLARLALIAGNELALDVVANPKFSVAQAKELLLGLLGGQQSAEVHNFIDAVLENRRFTVLPAVAELFEEYKAANAGEVEASIESAFALTDSQVVELSATLSQQLHRKVTAQVSVNPELIGGVKVTVGDLVVDASVRGKLTALALSLKS; translated from the coding sequence ATGGCAGAACTCATTACCGTCGCAAGACCCTACGCCGTAGCTATCTTTCGTCTAGCCAAAGAAACCAGCACACTCCCGCTATGGTCGGATGTGCTGGCCCGGCTTGCCCTGATTGCAGGCAACGAGCTGGCGCTGGACGTCGTCGCTAATCCAAAGTTTTCCGTGGCTCAAGCAAAGGAGCTGCTGCTTGGATTACTGGGTGGTCAACAAAGCGCTGAAGTGCATAACTTCATCGATGCCGTACTTGAAAATCGCCGTTTCACCGTCCTACCGGCAGTGGCAGAGCTATTTGAAGAGTACAAGGCAGCAAACGCTGGTGAAGTAGAAGCCAGTATTGAATCCGCTTTTGCTTTGACCGATTCCCAGGTTGTCGAATTATCGGCAACTTTATCCCAACAGCTGCACCGCAAGGTCACGGCCCAAGTCAGCGTTAACCCGGAACTCATCGGGGGCGTGAAGGTGACGGTAGGTGATCTGGTCGTAGACGCATCTGTCCGCGGCAAGCTAACCGCTCTCGCCTTGAGCCTGAAGAGTTAG
- a CDS encoding F0F1 ATP synthase subunit B: MDINLSLFGQMITFAILVIFTMKFVWPPLTQIMDERAKRIADGLASADRAKQDLELAEKAAADKLREAKQHAAEIIAQAEKRGAQLVEEAKGHAKAEGERLVAGAQAEIDQQIQQVKEALRQQVAGLVLQGTEQILRREVDANAHAELLASIKAEL, from the coding sequence GTGGATATTAATCTGTCGCTTTTTGGCCAAATGATCACATTTGCGATCTTGGTCATCTTCACGATGAAATTCGTGTGGCCTCCGCTGACCCAGATTATGGACGAGCGTGCTAAACGCATCGCCGACGGTTTAGCTTCTGCTGATCGTGCCAAGCAAGATCTTGAACTGGCCGAGAAAGCAGCGGCTGACAAGCTTCGCGAAGCAAAGCAGCACGCAGCCGAAATCATTGCGCAAGCGGAAAAACGCGGCGCGCAATTGGTTGAAGAAGCCAAGGGCCATGCAAAGGCAGAGGGCGAACGCCTTGTTGCCGGCGCTCAAGCGGAAATTGACCAGCAAATTCAACAGGTAAAAGAAGCCTTGCGTCAGCAGGTTGCAGGTTTGGTGCTACAAGGTACCGAACAGATTCTGCGCCGCGAAGTTGATGCAAATGCCCATGCCGAGTTGTTAGCATCCATCAAAGCGGAACTGTAA